One genomic region from Labilithrix sp. encodes:
- a CDS encoding glycosyltransferase codes for MRIAEVVLSLDIGGQERLLVRMCQALRERGHDVHVVTLTGGGALRSEVAPLPIHDVVRRDGFDPTLYARLFRLFRRLRPDVVHTHNAAPLSYAAPAARLARVPRIVHTRHGHIPYTKNALRLARVGARCAHHFVAVAQDTADIAAREERPPRGRLTVIENGIPLGKFRPDAEARAAIRAELGIPPDAFVVGTVGRLVEEKDYPHLVRSLAPVVSDRFRLVIVGEGGTRGAIEAAIDPAARPFVTLTGARPDVPRLLASFDVFALSSKNEGLPLVIAEAMATELPIVATAVGGIPDVVPSDTGLLVPSGDAAALRGAVQELADDESRRRRLGEAARAFALRRFAEERMLDRYLSLYGDR; via the coding sequence ATGCGAATCGCGGAGGTGGTGCTCTCGCTCGACATCGGCGGGCAGGAGCGCCTGCTCGTCCGGATGTGCCAGGCGCTCCGCGAGCGCGGCCACGACGTCCACGTCGTCACCCTGACCGGCGGCGGCGCGCTCCGCTCCGAGGTCGCGCCGCTCCCGATCCACGACGTCGTCCGCCGCGACGGCTTCGATCCCACCCTCTACGCGCGCCTCTTCCGCCTCTTCCGCCGGCTCCGCCCCGACGTCGTGCACACGCACAACGCGGCGCCGCTCTCCTACGCCGCGCCCGCCGCGCGCCTCGCCCGCGTGCCGCGCATCGTCCACACGCGGCACGGGCACATCCCGTACACGAAGAACGCGCTCCGCCTCGCCCGCGTCGGCGCGCGGTGCGCCCACCACTTCGTCGCGGTGGCGCAGGACACCGCGGACATCGCGGCGCGCGAAGAGCGTCCGCCGCGCGGGCGGCTCACCGTCATCGAGAACGGGATCCCGCTCGGCAAGTTCCGCCCCGACGCGGAGGCGCGCGCGGCGATCCGCGCCGAGCTCGGCATCCCACCCGACGCGTTCGTCGTCGGCACGGTGGGGCGCCTCGTCGAGGAGAAGGACTACCCGCACCTCGTTCGCTCCCTCGCGCCGGTCGTCTCCGATCGGTTCCGTCTCGTCATCGTCGGCGAGGGCGGCACGCGCGGCGCGATCGAGGCCGCGATCGACCCCGCCGCGCGCCCGTTCGTCACCCTCACCGGCGCGCGCCCCGACGTCCCGCGGCTGCTCGCGTCGTTCGACGTGTTCGCGCTCTCGTCGAAGAACGAAGGGCTCCCGCTCGTGATCGCGGAGGCGATGGCGACGGAGCTCCCGATCGTCGCGACCGCGGTCGGCGGCATTCCCGACGTCGTGCCGAGCGACACCGGCCTCCTCGTCCCGAGCGGCGACGCGGCGGCGCTGCGCGGCGCGGTCCAGGAGCTCGCGGACGACGAGTCGCGGCGACGCAGGCTCGGCGAGGCCGCCCGCGCGTTCGCCCTCCGCCGCTTCGCCGAGGAGCGAATGCTCGATCGCTACCTCTCGCTCTACGGCGATCGCTGA
- a CDS encoding winged helix-turn-helix transcriptional regulator, with product MHHIGQQLRFLADTLYRADGITAQQAMLLSTVDLLGAPTLGEAAATMATSHQNVKQLVTSLEGKGFLTIAQDAADARVRRLKTTAKSRRYWAARDGADIDVVVTWFDRLSAREIGDLSRLLAKLHPGIVQAAKRQRSP from the coding sequence TTGCACCACATCGGGCAGCAGCTCCGCTTCCTCGCCGACACGCTCTACCGCGCCGACGGCATCACCGCGCAGCAGGCGATGCTCCTCAGCACCGTCGATCTCCTCGGCGCGCCGACGCTCGGCGAGGCGGCGGCGACGATGGCGACGAGCCACCAGAACGTGAAGCAGCTCGTGACGTCGCTCGAGGGCAAGGGGTTCCTCACCATCGCGCAGGACGCCGCCGACGCGCGCGTTCGCCGGCTGAAGACGACGGCGAAGAGCCGCCGCTACTGGGCCGCGCGCGACGGCGCGGACATCGACGTCGTCGTGACGTGGTTCGATCGCCTGAGCGCGCGCGAGATCGGCGACCTCTCGCGCCTCCTCGCGAAGCTGCACCCCGGCATCGTCCAGGCCGCGAAGCGCCAGCGATCGCCGTAG